The Eriocheir sinensis breed Jianghai 21 chromosome 28, ASM2467909v1, whole genome shotgun sequence region CTTGATCTTGGTCTTGTTTGATGTGGTCTTGATCTTGGTCTCCAAACTTCTGGTCTCGGAGCTTTGGCTCGAGACCAGCATTAAAAAGTGCATCGTGGCTTGGAAAGGTTGCAATTTGTGGTCATACATAGAGAAAAATTATGGGTAATTCGATTCACAACACGCCATACAGCTGTCTATCTATAGATAGTGGACTGTCCATAGACACTGTTCACTGCAGGTGGTGCTGATCAGCTAAGCACACAAAAGCTCGGGTGACGGGAGGacacacacagcaccaaggagTAGGGAAAGAAATCACTGGGAATCATATGGGTTTTCTTGTATTTACCAGTATATGGCATAAAAGGCACAAACAGGCATGAAACATACTCATGCTAGCAGGCCAGACTTCTCTCCGCTTCAGGCTCCCCGCTACCGCTATAGTAATGATGCGTGACGCAGCGTGAGCCGAGTCCTACAAGTGCTGACAGAGTGCGTGCGAGTTGAGAGAGCATGCATGGTGTGGCCATTCTTGCAGTGATAATCTCCCGTTTCCATGCACACATGTTGGCAGCTATGTTTACCTCCATGTACTTCATATACAGGTATGCAGTCCCCACAGTGTGGGGATTGTATACACATAGCTAGCTGAACTTGTGGTGTACATGTATATAGGGTGCGGCCCAGCATCCTTAGTACATGTACACCACAAATTTAACAAGTTCGCTTGCAGGGTTGCCAGTTCTTCAGTAACTTAACTGTCATGAGCTCAAAACTTCATGGCAATCaaagttttatttcttttctagtTTACTGAGGGAAATTTCCTACACAGTCTGGGCTATTTTTGTAGATGGCTGTAGCGGAATTGTGGCACTCCCTGCTGAAGTGAAGCAAGCAACATGGAGGTCAATCTTGAGATATGCACTTGCCTCAATTTGACCAACTATTCAGTCCTTCTGAGGCAACTTTTCAGACTAAAATTCAAAGAAGTTGTGGCCTTATGGTCAATTTTTTTCAAACATATGCCTCGGAAGAGGGCAGAAACAGCAGGATCAGAGACTACAGGCAGTAGTGAGGCAAACCCACAAGAGGGGAGATGAACCAATCACCTCACAGCAGCTCAAGGTTATGCGACTCTGCCAGCCAATCAGTGGGCACAGCCTTACCCGCTCTCTCTTCCCACTTCTACAAGGCAAGGCTTACTTTCCCTCCAATATAATTAATTATTCTCTTTCTACACCAAATCGTGCGTTCGCTCTcctttttgctcttgtttttaaGATTTATTTTGTCTCTATGGCAGAGTGTCTTTCAAGCATTGATGAAGATATTGCCTCACCCTCTGATGTTCGCAAAAGggctaggaaggaggaaatagaaggaaagctTGATATAAGAGAAGCATAATCTGTGGAAAGAATATGTGTCTACGTATATGGAGAAAAACATGGCAAAAGGATCCATGAAACAACAATGATATACCCGAATTAACACAGTCGCTATATGCTTGTTTTCTTATGTGTGTTGCTTGCCTCGTGTCCGCTCTGGTTTGACTCGCGGCAAAGATGAGCAATGCTCACCCAACTTCAATTGcagttttcttgtgtgtgttgctTGCCCCCTTTTTCAATGATAAGCAAACTTGTGTTTGCTTCTTAGGAATGAAAAGTGCATTTCTTCCCATAGTTTATTAATGATATTTTACATCACCCAGAGATATACTATTACTGTGCTTTCAGACTCAGGTTTAGAGCTGTCTATgttcatgttttgttttgttttgacacCAGACCGGGGCCAAGGCCAGTCACCAATGTTGCAAGAATGCCAGTCCAGGCTGAGGGTTTCCGCTACAGTGGGTCTCACAAGTGCCGTGGTCACTGTGTCATCTTCAACCATCGCTATTTTGACCGTGCAACTGGTCTTGGGGTTAGTCATGAGTTGTTTTCTTGAAATGAATAAGTTATACACCATTAAAAACTTatataatataaaagaaagaaaaaaatttagTATACAAGGATTGAAATCATCCAAAAACACAGTTTTTAGATACGACTACTTAAATTTTTTCAATTTTCAGCAGCATACTGAAGCCACAATAATTTTTTGATTTATATTTACTCAttatttcatgatattttattttttctctaatgCTTCATTTATATTTAACCCACTTAAGGCTAATTGATGGTGCACACATGATGATATATCAGTTATAGGAATCAAGTTTAATACATGAAAAGTAATATAAATAAAGTAATCAAAAAGTGTACACATGGCAGATATTATTTTCATATTGTTCTAAGTAAACTGCTATACTCTTCTGATGAGATTAGGAAAGGTAAAGGGTACTTCATGATCAAGGAGGTCATCATACAGAGTAACCTCCACCTGCTGGTCATGTCCAGATGCTACAGAGCTCTGCCCCTGCTGGACAAATAGGTGTTAGTAATGCCTCTTCTAAATGTctggaaaatagggaaggaaagtcCTGAGGTCAACCTGCTTGCTACTTTGCCTTATTGAGGAGGCTCACCATTAGCTCTTTGAACATAGCCTGAGAATACAAGGGAATTCCACTTTAATTAGAGGCAAACAAGCCATTCCACATTGTCACCATTGTgcagagaggaggatgaagtatATTAATCCATCAGAACATTGTTAGGATAAATAATGAAGTCTTATAGTTATCATAGTTAGTATAAATATTTCAGAGTTATGTTATACGTAGTTACATTTTCTCTGGCAGGAGCGGAATGGGACAGACCGAGACAGAGATCAAGCCAAGCAACTCTTTCTTCAGTTGCAGTTTAATGTGACAGTTTATGACAATCTGACTGTGGCTAGAATTAAGGAAGTACTTCAAGATTGTAAGTTTCCATTTAGAGTAGCAATCCATCAACTCTTCTGTGCCTTTTCTTTATAAATTCAGATTGGAGTTCAGCATAATTTTGAAATAGATGTTCCTCTTTTAACCATTTATCAGGGTCCTCATGTGGCATTGTGCCGATGGTATTCTTCATATTAATCTATTTAATTTATAATTTAGTAATGCTGTTTCCTGTAAGTTTCAGTAATTTAACATTTTTGtattaacccgagaacgttggcagacccttttcagggctttcacgagttcTGGCTGTGGTATGGTGGACCCtgaaaagggctcgccataaaacacctaattcaagctaattgtagggggtggtggcatagcgcaacccatcttgaggtgggcttttttgtcataggtggtgatgaaaggtcatggcatactgaattagctatccatacagtaatcacttgtcaaattctctatagtagacaacaagcgactctcggctagatgccacgcgtcatgagactgtttattttgtaacaaacaccacccaaaaagaatggagtttgagtaaaagtaaatatttttaacggctttatggttatgagaggagtactctgatgtatgttccatgttcttttcttagtctcaaaatgcagtgtaattttgttgtttcttggccacttctcggctttcccatagccaaagcccacgggttaaatgGGATTAGTGTGGTCAGCATTCCCCATCTTTCTAGCTCTTTACTCAAATGTAGTTGACAACTGCTATTGGCATGGACATGAAACTTAATGTTGTTTTCATCACATGGAAATTATGTTTAATGTAATGTTTGTAGAAATTTAGTTTAGTGAGAGCTAACCATTACAATGTTTCCTTCTTTACAGTGGCATTTGGCACCGATCATACTGACTGTGATATGCTTGTTGTGATCTACATGTCCCATGGGGAACATGATGTACTGTGGGGCAGTGATGCTTCCTTTAAACCTGATGACTTGTTTGAAGTTTTCCAAGCTGATCAGTGTAAATCTCTTGCTGGAAAACCCAAAATTTTCTTCATACAGGTAATATTTGATAACTGAGGATTTTGATCTCTGGGAAAGAGCTTTTGTCCTAAATACTTGATGATGTCATAAAGGCATGTTGtactctttaatatatttttacatGACACTAGGTTCTGTATCATGTGCCAACAGGCATGTCGTGGTGAGGGCCTTGACTCTGGAGTAACTTTGGCCCATAGTCGCCCCAGTGATGAAATAGACTCAGGTGTCATAGCCTACAAGATCCCCACCACTGCTGACTTCTTGATATGTTGGTCTACAGTGTCAGGTAAAGGCAGCATGACATAAGATGGGAAGAGATCAGATGTTAAGTATAATTATAGAAGTAATATATCCTTCCATGCAGTGGCATTTGGCATAGATCATACTGACTGTGATATGCTGGTTGTAGTGGATTTTATTTGAGATATGCACTTATCACTCAtgtattttttctatattcatataattagaATGCATGTGTTGCAAATAACTACTTATGACCGCATACCATAATGTTATAGTACGGAAGATGTATGCAACTAACTCCTTACTTTAGTGTGTTATGTTTAATATATCTGTTTCTAAAGAGTTTGTTTTTCAGGTCACTATTCATGGCGCAACACCACAAATGGGTCATGGTTTATCCAGTCTTTGGTGCATGTGTTGAGCAAGGAGGCAACACATGAGGACCTTCTTTCCATGATGACCAGTGTGAACAGGCACATGGTGCTCAACTTTGAGTCTAATACCCCATGTAAGTGTAATATTTATAGTTGTAATACAGTAACTCAGAAGTGTGGTTGGGAAGTGAGTTGTTGATAGAGTAAATGAGAAGTGCTGAGGGAGGTTTGTTTCTGTCAAACACCTTCCAGTACAAGTTAATCTACAGGTATACTTGAgcaagagggaatgaaagaagctCGATAGATTTTATAACTGTGGATAATAGcagaatgtattttgtatatgggtatttcatctttttccattGTCTTCTATTAATTACAAGAATCACAGTCCTAATTGTAATTCATTGGGCAGTTATATTATAAgctaaaaaaaaggtagaatatTAACATTACTATGATCTCTCAACTTAATTCTGTAATGTCTCAAGAATATGATATTATTCACCTTATTAATGATAGCAACAAGAATGTTCTAGGTTGTTGGGATAGTCCTCTCAGAGGTAGAAATCAAGTCATTTATCATCTGTAACTgacatattttctcattttctagtcTCCTCAGATTCTTGGTGAACCAGGTACTGTGGGGAGACAGACAACTGCTAGGTTCACTTGAGATAATCATCTTATATTTTAATGGGCCTAGCTTTAGGCA contains the following coding sequences:
- the LOC127004372 gene encoding caspase-1-like isoform X2, producing the protein MDNIKENGGVPVDGEQSAQDSAQPEGSCSEENQVNSEHTMNGDNVDAGGQGSIPGPRPVTNVARMPVQAEGFRYSGSHKCRGHCVIFNHRYFDRATGLGERNGTDRDRDQAKQLFLQLQFNVTVYDNLTVARIKEVLQDLAFGTDHTDCDMLVVIYMSHGEHDVLWGSDASFKPDDLFEVFQADQCKSLAGKPKIFFIQACRGEGLDSGVTLAHSRPSDEIDSGVIAYKIPTTADFLICWSTVSGHYSWRNTTNGSWFIQSLVHVLSKEATHEDLLSMMTSVNRHMVLNFESNTPCHVRGAKADCGRRLSILAAHNTLTPPPTPTPTLCDRLDDLQCLRSYEARVSRLPVGLPLPIVRSRVDHTPTPSHLLHATYSP
- the LOC127004372 gene encoding caspase-1-like isoform X1 is translated as MDNIKENGGVPVDGEQSAQDSAQPEGSCSEENQVNSEHTMNGDNVDAGGQGSIPGPRPVTNVARMPVQAEGFRYSGSHKCRGHCVIFNHRYFDRATGLGERNGTDRDRDQAKQLFLQLQFNVTVYDNLTVARIKEVLQDLAFGTDHTDCDMLVVIYMSHGEHDVLWGSDASFKPDDLFEVFQADQCKSLAGKPKIFFIQACRGEGLDSGVTLAHSRPSDEIDSGVIAYKIPTTADFLICWSTVSGHYSWRNTTNGSWFIQSLVHVLSKEATHEDLLSMMTSVNRHMVLNFESNTPSQQHMHGKKQSASIVSTLMRKVFLSPKY